The Neobacillus sp. OS1-2 genome includes a window with the following:
- a CDS encoding FAD-dependent oxidoreductase, producing MPEKFDVIVVGAGPAGTSCALTCARNGLNVLLIERGEYPGAKNVMGGVLYRKQMEDLIPEFWKEAPLERPVIEQRFWMMDKESVVQFGYKGLEWAVEPYNNFTVLRAQFDQWFAAKAVEAGALLINETVVTECIVENGKVVGVRTDRPDGEVYADVVVLADGVNSLLSKQLGFHKEFRPDEVALTVMEVINLPKEKINDRFNLQDNQGCTIEIFGDSTKGNLGTAFLYTNKDSLNIGVGTTLSSMIKAKLKPYELLDYLKKHPMVQPFIAGGESAEYLAHLIPEGGYRSVPRVAGNGVLVVGDAAQLVNAIHREGSNMAMHSGLLAAESILEAKARGGYTEANLNIYREKLYDSFIIKDLEKYKDAAHTFEKYPQYFNEYVPMMNKAMSKFFTVDGTTKREKQKQIMKSVTAEKGTLRVLQDIYRAWKAVK from the coding sequence ATGCCTGAAAAATTTGATGTCATCGTAGTTGGAGCAGGGCCTGCTGGTACTTCTTGTGCCTTAACATGTGCTAGAAATGGGCTTAACGTTTTACTTATTGAAAGAGGAGAATACCCAGGGGCAAAGAATGTTATGGGGGGAGTCTTATACCGAAAGCAAATGGAAGATCTTATTCCTGAGTTTTGGAAGGAAGCACCGCTGGAGAGACCAGTGATTGAACAGCGTTTTTGGATGATGGATAAGGAATCAGTCGTGCAATTCGGTTACAAGGGCCTTGAATGGGCTGTTGAACCCTATAACAACTTTACCGTGCTGCGGGCACAGTTTGACCAATGGTTTGCGGCAAAGGCTGTGGAAGCCGGAGCGCTTCTCATTAACGAAACGGTTGTGACCGAATGTATTGTTGAAAACGGAAAAGTTGTAGGTGTACGCACCGATCGTCCGGATGGCGAGGTTTATGCGGACGTCGTTGTCCTAGCCGATGGAGTAAATTCACTTCTTTCCAAACAATTAGGCTTTCATAAAGAATTCCGTCCAGATGAGGTCGCTTTGACTGTAATGGAAGTTATTAATCTGCCAAAAGAAAAAATCAATGATCGTTTTAACTTACAGGATAACCAAGGGTGCACAATCGAAATTTTTGGCGATTCTACGAAGGGGAACCTTGGGACAGCTTTCCTTTATACGAATAAGGACAGCTTAAATATCGGAGTAGGTACAACCCTATCAAGTATGATTAAAGCCAAATTAAAGCCATATGAGCTCCTTGACTATCTAAAAAAACATCCGATGGTCCAACCGTTTATTGCAGGAGGGGAATCTGCAGAATATCTTGCCCATCTCATTCCAGAAGGCGGATATCGTTCCGTACCAAGAGTAGCAGGTAATGGCGTTCTAGTCGTAGGAGACGCAGCACAGCTTGTTAATGCAATCCATCGTGAAGGTTCGAACATGGCAATGCATTCAGGGTTATTGGCGGCGGAATCCATCCTTGAAGCTAAAGCAAGGGGTGGCTATACGGAGGCTAACTTAAACATATACCGAGAGAAGCTTTACGATAGCTTTATCATTAAAGACCTAGAGAAATACAAAGATGCTGCACATACATTTGAGAAGTATCCACAATACTTTAATGAATATGTCCCAATGATGAACAAGGCTATGAGCAAATTCTTCACCGTTGATGGCACAACAAAACGAGAAAAACAAAAACAAATCATGAAGAGTGTAACAGCAGAAAAAGGAACGCTGCGAGTATTGCAAGATATCTATCGAGCTTGGAAGGCGGTGAAATAA
- a CDS encoding ferredoxin family protein: protein MSTKNIEEKQYLLRFKCDTKSHLTILDHDVCMTQCPDKICTVFCPAEVYKWEGTRMQVGYEGCHECGSCRIGCPYQNIKWEYPKGGHGIVFRLA, encoded by the coding sequence ATGTCAACGAAGAATATCGAGGAAAAACAGTACCTCCTCAGGTTTAAGTGTGATACGAAGTCCCATTTGACGATCCTTGACCATGATGTTTGCATGACACAATGTCCCGATAAGATTTGTACAGTATTTTGCCCTGCTGAGGTTTATAAGTGGGAAGGGACACGGATGCAGGTAGGGTATGAAGGTTGTCACGAATGTGGCAGCTGCCGAATCGGCTGTCCGTACCAGAACATTAAATGGGAATACCCTAAAGGCGGACATGGGATTGTGTTCCGACTGGCATAA